Proteins co-encoded in one Erinaceus europaeus chromosome 2, mEriEur2.1, whole genome shotgun sequence genomic window:
- the CALM3 gene encoding calmodulin-3, whose amino-acid sequence MADQLTEEQIAEFKEAFSLFDKDGDGTITTKELGTVMRSLGQNPTEAELQDMINEVDADGNGTIDFPEFLTMMARKMKDTDSEEEIREAFRVFDKDGNGYISAAELRHVMTNLGEKLTDEEVDEMIREADIDGDGQVNYEEFVQMMTAK is encoded by the exons AGTTCAAAGAGGCCTTCTCCCTCTTCGACAAGGATGGAGATGGTACTATTACCACCAAGGAGTTGGGGACAGTGATGAGGTCCCTGGGGCAGAACCCcactgaagcagagctacaggacatGATCAACGAGGTGGATGCGGACG ggaaTGGGACCATTGACTTCCCGGAATTCCTGACCATGATGGCCAGGAAGATGAAAGACacagacagtgaggaggagatcCGAGAGGCCTTCCGTGTCTTTGACAAG GATGGCAACGGTTACATCAGTGCTGCGGAGCTGCGTCATGTAATGACGAATCTGGGCGAGAAGCTCACGGACGAGGAAGTGGACGAGATGATCAGAGAGGCTGACATCGATGGAGACGGGCAGGTCAATTACGAAG AGTTTGTACAGATGATGACCGCAAAGTGA